Within Gaiella occulta, the genomic segment CGGCCGCGGCGCCGGCGTCGGCGAGCGCCGGCAGGTAGACGGTGAACGTGGCGCCCTCGCCCGGCTCGCTGCGGACGGCGACGCACCCGCCTCCCTGTTTGACGATGCCGTGCACCGTCGCCAGCCCGAGCCCCGTGCCCGACCCGGCCGGCTTCGTCGTGAAGAACGGCTCGAACAGGTGCTGCATCGTCTCCGCGTCCATGCCGACGCCGGTGTCCGAGACGGCGAGCGACACGTACCGCCGCGGCGCGGGCTCGCCCCTGTTCCCGGCCGCCGCGCCGGTCTCGGTCCCGGCTTGGGGCTCGCCGAGAGCGGCGCCCGAGACGTCGATCGTCAGCACGCCCCCGCCGGGCATGGCGTCGCGCGCGTTGAGGACGAGGTTGACGATCACCTGCGAGAGCTGGCTGGCGTCGGCGCAGACGAGGGCGGGGCCGGAGTCCGTGCGGATGCGCAGCTCGATGTCCCCTCCGATCAGCCGGCGCAGCATGTTCTCGAGCTCGGTGACGGCCTGCGCGACGTCGATCGGGGCAGGCCGGATCACCTGCCTGCGGCTGAAGGTGAGCAGCTGTTGCGTGAGCGCCGCGGCCCGCTCGGAGGCGCGCACGATCTCGCCCACGTCGGCGGCACGGGGATCGCCCGGCGCGTAGGTGGAGAGCACGAGCGCGGCATAGCCGCCGACGGCGGTGAGGATGTTGTTGAAGTCGTGCGCGATGCCGCCGGCGAGCTGGCCCAGGGCGTCGAGCTTCTGCGACTGCGCCAGCCGCTGCTCCACCTCGAGCCGCTCGCGGATGTCGCTGAACGCGGCGCAGGCGAACGCGATACGGCCGGAGGCATCGTAGACCGGGGCCGCCAGCATCTCGAGCGGCACGATGCCGTCCGGCCCCTCGAGCTCGAGATCGTCGGCGCGCGACTTCTCACCCGCGAGCGCGCGGGCGAGAGGGAGCTCGTGCGCCGGGTACGGCTCGCCCGATCCGGCGCGGCGGACATCGAGGAGAGGGAGGGACTGCTCGACCGCCGCGCCCGGCGCGGTCACCGGCCCGAGCATCTCGACGCCGGCGGCGTTGACGAACGTCGGCGCACCGGCGGGATCGATCACCAGCACGCCGACCGGCAGCGCATCGAGGATCTGCGAGAGCCTGCTCTCGCTCTCGCGCAGCGCTCGCTGCGTCGCATCCTGCTCGATCGCGATCCCGGCGAGTTGCGTCGCCGTCTCGATCAGCGACAGCTGCTCGTCGTCCGGTAGGGCGGGTCGCGTGTGGTAGACGGCGAAGGTGCCGACCACCCTCCCCTCCGAGTCGGCGATCGGCGTCGACCAGCAGGCGGCGAGACCGGCCGCCAGCCCGGCCTCGCGGTAGTCGTCCCAGCGCGGGTCGACGGAGATGTCCTCGACGACGACCGGCTCGCCGCGGAACGCGGCCGCTCCGCAGGAGCCGGCGCCCGGCCCGATGGGGATGCCGTCGATCGCCTCCACGTAGCTCCGCGGCAGGCTGGGAGCAGCGCCGTGCCGCAGGCGCCCCTCGCCGTCGGCGAGCAGGATGGAGCAGAGGGCGCCGCGCGCCTCCTCCTCGACGAGCAGGGTGAGGGAGGCGAGGATGTGCGCGAGCGGCTCGCGCCGGGCGATCTGCTGCAGAACGAGGCCGTGGCCCAGGGCGCGACGCTCCGCCTTGCGGCGCTCGGCGATCTCCCCTTCGAGGCGCTCGATCACCCGTGCCTCTTCGATCGCCACGGCCGCGTAGGGAGCGAGGTGCTCGACGAGCCTCAGATGCTCCTCCGTGAAGAAGCGGGCCTCCGCCTTGTCCACCGAGTAGACGCCGATCACGCGGCCCTCGATGACGAGCGGCACGCCGATCCAGCTCAGCACGTGCTCGGCGCCGCGCACTCTCTCCCACCGCGGGTCGGCGTGCGCATCCGGCACGAGCAGGCCCGCCCGCTCCGTCACGATCGTGCGCAGAAGCGGGTTGCGCGCCTGGTCGATGGCGATGGCACGGACGGATCGCTCGTCCGTGAAGCGCTCGTAGCCGCGCGCGGCGTGAATCCTGAACACGCCGTCGTCGTCCACGAGCATGACCGTCGCCGAGTCGTACGGCACCAGGCGGGCGACGCAGTCGAGCAGGGCGCCGAGCATCTCCGTCTGGCCGGGCGCCCGCAGGAGCTGCACGACCGCGGACTGCAGGACGTCGACGATGCGCCGGTCGATCATGGTCGGGGAAGCGGAGGAACGTTGGGGGCGGCTCCCACCCCCAGCCCGACATTCGAATGCAGCGTGGGGACGAGAGCGAGCGCGTCGATGGACTGCAATGTAGCCGACGAGAAGGGGCTCAGCCGTCCCGGAAGGGGGCGGTCACCCAGGTTCTGCCTACTGTTCTCAGCGTGCGCGCGGCCGCCTCCGCCCGGCGCTGCTCGAGGAAGAGGCCGTAGACGCTCGGGCCGGCGCCGCTCACGTCGGCGCGGAAGGCGCCATGCTCGAGCAGGGCGCCCGCGAGCGGCGAGGAGGCGAGGTCGTTGCCGGGCAACGTGGCGAGGTCGCGTGCGCGCCGCGCGGCGGCGAGCGCGTCGACGAGCGCGGCGCGCCGCTCCTCGAAGCCGCGCATCCCGTCGCGCTCGTCGAAGCGCCGGTAGACGTCGGCGGTCGATGCCTTGACGGCACCGTCGGGGAGGACGAGCACGACCCAGTAGTCCTGCGGCAGGTCGAGCGGCGCGAGCACGGTGCCGTCCGCTGTGCCGAGCTGGGGCCCTGGGCGCAGGAAGAACGGGACATCGGCTCCGATCTCGGCGGCCACGGCGGCGAGATCGTCGACGGCCAGCGGCTCGGGCAGCATGTCGTTCGCGAGTCGCAGCGCGGTGGCGGCGTCGGAGCTGCCGCCGCCGAGGCCTGCGGCGACGGGGATCGCTTTCGCGATGCGCGCGAGCCAGCGCGGCTCGACGCCCGCCCTGCGTGCGAGCGCCGCGAGCGCCGCGCGCACGATCGTGTCGCCGTCGAAGCCGACGACGTCGAGGACGGGCGCGGCGGAGAGCGAAACGCAGTCTCCGAGGTCGACGCGCTGGAGCACGGTCGCGACCTCGTGCTTGCCGTCGTCGCGGAGGGGCCCGACGACGAGCGAGAGGTTGATCTTGGCCGGAGCAGGCGCCCGTCTCATCGCAGCGCCAGCTCGAGAGCGACGAACTCGGCGGGCTGGAGCGCCTCCGCACGGACGGCCGGATCGTGGCCGATCGCCTCGAGTGCCTGTACCGCCCGCTCGCGCGTCGCGACGCCGCTCAGCGAGAGCGCGTTCGCGAGCGTCTTGCGCCGGTGGCCGAAGGCGCCCTCGACGACGCGGCGCACGTCGTCGAAGCGCTCGGGCAGGCCGACGCGGCGGAACGCGACGAGCGCCGAGTCGACGTTCGGCTGCGGCCGGAACACGGACCGGGAGACCGGGTGGAAACCGGTGCGTCGCGCGGCGAGCTGCACGAGCACCGACACGGCGCCGTAGGCCTTCGTCGACGGGAGCGCGAAGAAGCGGTCGGCGACCTCGCGCTGCACCATCACGCACCAGAGCTCGAGCGACGGCAGCCCGCCGAGGCTCTCGGCCACGATCGGCGTCGCGACGTTGTAGGGGAGGTTCGCGACGAGCTTGCCGGCTGCCGGGCTGAGCGCGGCGAGGTCGAGGCGCAACGCGTCGCCCCACACGAGGCTCACGTTCGGCCGCGCCGCGAGCCCTGCCAGGTGCGGTTCGAGCGAGCGGTCGAGCTCGACCGCGTGGACGTGCGCGACGCGGTCCGCGAGCCGCCGCGTGAGCGCACCGAGGCCCGGCCCGACCTCGAGCACGACGTCGGCCGCATCGAGCTCGGCGAGCCGCTCGATGACGCCGAGGATGTTGTCGTCGGCGAGGAAGTGCTGGCCGAGCGATTTCCTGGCGGCGATGCGGCTCACGGGGCGGGCAGGGCGAAGGCCGCGGTCGCGTTGGCGTCGATCTGCCGCCCGAGCGCGGCCGCGTCGGCGCCGCGCACGGCGGCGAGCGCGGTCAGGGTGTGGACGACGTGCGCCGGCTCGTTGCGCGTGCCGCGCACGGGCTGCGGGGCGAGGTAGGGGCTGTCCGTCTCGGCGAGGATGCGGTCGTCGGGGACGTGCGTGGCGGCTTCGCGCAGCTCGCCGGCCCGGGGGAAGGTGACGTTGCCGGCGAACGACACGTAGTAGCCGCGGTCGATCGCCGTGTCGAGAAGCCCGGGCGCCGAGAAGCAGTGCAGCACGACCGTGCCCGGGAAGCCCGCGAGCATGGCCGCGGTGTCGTCGTCGGCGTCGCGCGTGTGGATCACGACCGGCTTGCCGACTGCGGCGGCGAGCTCGAGCTGGCGCTCGAACAGGCGCCGCTGGGAAGAACGTGGCGCGAGATCGTGGAAGTAGTCGAGCCCCGTCTCACCGACGGCGACCGCCTGTGGGTGCTCGAGCAGCGCTGCGAGCTCGCCGATCTGGCCGGCGGCCGCCCCGGCCTGGTGCGGGTCGATGCCCAAGGCGGCGCAGACACCGGCGTTCGCCTCGGCGATGGCAAGGGCGGCGTGGCACGAGTCGATACCCGTGCCCACGGTCACGATCCGTGTGACGCCGGCCGCGCGCGCGCGCTCGACGAGGAGCGCCGCAGGCTCCTCGCAGGCGTCGAGGTGCGCGTGCGTGTCGATCACGCGGCAGGCGCCGGCGCGTCGAGTCGCGGGAACAGCGGCGGTGCCGCCTCGATTCCCTCGACGTCGCCGGTGCGGCCGTAGGCGACCTCGGCCCATGCGAGCTCGAGCGGCTGATGGAGCGCCTCGAGCACCCGCTCCGCCGTCTCCGGCACGTAGGCGGAGAGGGCGACCGCGACCGCACGGATGCCGTCGACCAGGTCGTAGAGCACGTGGTCGAGCGCGTCGGCCTGCGCCTCGTCCTTGGCGAGCTGCCACGGCGCGGTGGCCTCGACGTAGCGGTTGAGCGCGCGCACCACCTCCCAGATGCGCTCGAGCGCCCCGGTAACGTCGAATGCGTCGAGCCGGGCGGCGACGTCGGCGCCGAGCGGCGCGAGCGCCGCTGCGATGTCGGAGTCGCGCGTGGGCGCCTTCCTGACCGTGCCGTTGCGGTAGCGGGCGACCATCGCCGTCGTGCGTGAGAGGAGGTTGCCGAGATCGTTGCCGAGCTCCCGCTCGTAGCGCTCGTGCAGCCCCTCGAGCGAGGCTGCTCCGTCCTGGCCGAACGAGACCGCCCGCGCGCACCAGAAGCGCACCGGGTCGGCGCCGTAGATCTCGATCAGGTCGAGCGGGTCGACGACGTTCCCGAGCGACTTGGAGATCTTCCGATCGTCGAGGAGAAGATACCCGTGCACGAACAGCTGCCTCGGCGGCTCGTAGCCGGCAGCAAGCAGCATCGCAGGCCAGTAGACACAGTGGAAGCGCAGGATGTCCTTGGCGAGCAGGTGGTGCACGGCGGGCCAGAACCGCTCCACGAGGTTCTCGCCCGGGCGCGCGTAGGTGAGCGCGCTGAGGTAGTTGACGAGGGCGTCGGCCCACACGTACGCGACCGAATCCGTGTCCCACGGGATGGGAATCCCCCACGTCTGGCCGGCCCGGCTGATCGAGAAGTCCTGCAGGCCGCCCTCGACGAAGCTCCGCGCCTCGTTCGCGCGAAAAGCAGGCAAGACGAAGTCGGGGCGCTCGTAGAGCGCGAGCAACTGCTCCTGGAACGACGACAGACGGAAGAACCAGTTGCGCTCCTCGATCCACTCCGGCTCCCGGTCATGCTCTGCGCACTTGCCGTCGACCAGCTCGCCCTCCGTCTTGAACGCCTCGCAGCCGACGCAGTAGAGGCCCGCGTAGACGTCCTGGTAGACGTGTCCGTTGTCGTACAGCTTCTGCAGGAATCCCTGCACGAACCGTTTGTGTTCCTCGTCGCTCGTGCGGATGAAGAAGTCGTTCGAGGCGTTGATGCGTCGGGGCAGCTCGCGCCATGCGACCGCGATGCGGTCGGCGTACTCCTGCGGAGAGAGCCCCTGCTCGGCTGCCACCCGCGCGACCTTCGCCGCATGCTCGTCCACGCCCGTGAGGAAGAACGTGTCGCGCCCGCGCTGGCGCTGGTGACGCACCAGGATGTCCGCCGCGATCGTCGTGTACGCGTGCCCGATGTGGGGTGTCGAGTTGACGTAGTAGATCGGCGTGGTGACGTAGTAGCGCTCCATCTCCGTCGATTCTACGGCGGCGCGCCACCAGGGCCCCGAGTGCGAGGGCTGCGATGACCGGCAGCGGCGGCCAGAGGGAGAACCGGCGGTCACCGCGGGACGCTGCGGCCCGCTGATGCTCTGTGGAGAGCGCGCCTCCCGTGACCGCCCACGTCTGGTGGTGGCGACGCACCCGCCGCTGCCGCGCCGGTCGTGGATCACCGGGGTCGCTACGACCTTCCGCCGCGGGGGCAGCGGTAGGTGCGCCGCTCTCGCCCTTCGGGCGCCGACGTTGGGCGCGCATCGCTGCCGGCGCCGCCGGCTCCACCCTCGGACCGCCCGCCGGGCCCGCAGGTGCCGGCGATGGGCGCCCGGGAGCACGCGACGACTCGAGCAGCGCCCCCTGCGGGCGGGGCGCCGCGGGCACCGCAGCGCCCGCCGCCGCGGCACGCCGGGAAGCGCCGCTCACAAGGACCGGCGCTGGCGCGCTCCCGTCTGCTTCCAGCGCCCGCGCGGCCGGTGTGGATGCCCGAGCTGACAGGTCGTCAGCTCCCGCTTCTCGAGCGCGCAGCGCAGCGTCCCAGGCCGCCGGCGCAGCGCTGTCGGCGCTCGCAGGAGCGACGGCAGCCGCAGCGCCGGGGGACGCCGCAGCCGGAGGACCCGCAGCGACGGGCTCACCCGGAGGCAGCACGGCGGGGGCAGTCGAGACCGGCGTGGCAGCGGCCGCAGGATCCGAGGCGGGGACGGAGACAACGTCCGGAGACGGGCTCACGGTGGGCGGCGGCTTCAGCGCGCGACCCGGCAGGAGCGTCATCGGGTCGACGTAGTCGCCGGCGCCCGACCCCGCGCGGATGCCGAGATGCACATACGGGGTCGGCCATTCCGTCTCGCCGCTCGCGCCCGCGCTGCCGAGCGGCGCACCCTCCGCGACCTCATCTCCCTTTACGACGCCGACCTCACCCAGGTGCGTGAGCGAGACCGCGAGCCCGTCAGGCGTGTGGATCGTGACGGTGCGCCCATGGGTCGGCACCGTGCCCGCAAACGTCACCTCCCCCGCCGCCGGCGCGCGCACCGGCTCGCCGCCCGCTCCCTGGACGTCGACCCCGCGGTGCTGCCCGGCCGCATAGGCATCCGTGCCCAGGGAGAAGGGGCGCAGCACCGGACCTGCCAGCGGCCACGTCCACGCGGAGGCCGCAGGAGCCCACGCGAGCGCTGCCACGAGAAAGAGCCCGAGGGCGAAGCGGCGCATGGATACACCTCCTGTTCTCTATTGAGACAACATCGAAGGCGAGCCTAGCGCACGTGCCGGACATTGTCAATCTTGCTTACAACGAAGAGCGGTAGAGCTCGTTGCGCGGCGAGCCGGTGAGTCGCGCGACGACGTCGACGGCGACCCGCCTGGGCGTCCCGGCGGCGACGAGCTCGGCGACGGCGGCGGCGTCCCGGGTGTCCGGCCTGCCCGTGTCCGGCGCCGGGCCGATCACGAGCGTGATCTCGCCCTTCGGCGCCTCGCGATACCGCTCCGCGAGCGCCGCGGCGGTGCCGCGCACGACCTCTTCGAACGCCTTCGTCAGCTCGCGGCAGACGGCGACCACGCGACCCGGGTCGACGACCGCCAGGCTCGCGAGCGAGGCTCCGAGTCGCCGCGGCGACTCGAAGGCCACCACGGGGTGCGGCCAGCCTGCGAGCTCGCTCCACAGCGCCGCGAGCTCGGCCGCACGCCGCGGCAGGTACCCGACGAACCGGTACTGCTCGCCCGCGAGCCCGCTCGCGACGAGCGCCGTCTCGACCGCGGACGCCCCCGGCAGCACGGTCACCCGCACCCCGGCTTCGAGCGCCGCCACGACGATCCGGATGCCCGGGTCGTTGATGCCGGGCAGGCCCGCGTCGGAGACGAGAGCCATCCGCTCTCCGGCGGACAGGCGGGGCAGCAGCTCCGCCACACGGGCGGCCTCGTTGTGCTGCCGGTAGGAGACGAGCCGCGCGACGATGCCGTGGCGGCCGAGCAGGATGCGCGTCCTGCGCGTGTCCTCACACAGGACGACGTCGGCCGCGGCGAGCTCCGCGAGCACCCGAAGCGTCACGTCCTCGAGATTCCCGATCGGCGTGGCGCAGACCGCGAGCGGCATCAGCGCTCCCCGTCGAGCGCCTCGAATCCCACGAGCCCGGCACCGATCAGCCCTGCGTCCTCGCCCAGCCGTGCCTCGACGATGCGGAGCGTCTCGTCCGCGGGCTGGATCGCCTCGCGCCGCGCCGCCTCCCGCGCGGGTCCGAGCACGAGCTCGCCCGCGGCCGCGCCGAACCCCCCGCCGATCACGACGACATCCGGATCGAACACGTTGACGAGCGACCCGATCGCGACGCCGAGGAGATGTCCGATGCGGCCGAGCGCCTCGATCGCCGCAGCTTCCCCCGCATGCGCGCGCCGTACGAGCTCCGGCGCCGCGGCGCCCGGCCCGTACAGCGCCGCGGCGGCACGGTCCGCCGCGAGGCCCGACGCGACCGCCTCGAGGTGGCCGCGCCCGTGGCACGAGCCCTGGCAGGGCTCCCCGTCGGCAACCACGACGATGTGCCCGAGCTCGGCCCAGCCGCGGTAGAGCCGGCCGTCGAGCACGAGCCCGCCGCCGACGCCGGTGCCGAGGGTCAGCATGACGAGATCCGACACGCCGCGCCCGGCTCCGAGCCGCCATTCGGCGAGCGCCGCCGCGTTGGCGTCGTTCTCGACGCCCGCCGGCAGGCCGTAGCGCTCGCGCGCCCGGTTCGGGAAGTGCACGTCGTGCAGCGGCAGGTTCGTCGCGCGCAGCGCGATGCCCGTGCGCCGATCGATGTTGAGCGGCACGCCGTAGCCGATCGCCGCCGCGCCGTCGGCGAGGAGATCCTCGACGGTGGCATCGATCGCGGCGAGCACCTCCTGCTGTGGCCCGTCCGGCGTCGGGATCTCGATCGTGCGGCCGATCGAGCCGTCGCGGCCGACGAGGCCGGCGAGGATCTTCGTTCCGCCGAGGTCGACACCGATGACGTGGTCTTCGTGCACGGCGCGGCTACGATATCCGCCCGGATGCCCGAACAAGAGAAGCCCTACCGCGTCTACCGCGGCGGACGGGCCAAGGGCAGGGTCCCCCTCCAGCGCCACGCGCCTGCGAAGCGGCAGCAGGAAGCCGGGGCGGCCGGCAGCCCCGAGCGCGGGCCGAAGGAGCGGCACTGGGGTCGCAGGATCACCCTCGCCCTCGCCGCGCTGCTCCTCCTCGCCGGCGTCTGGCTCGCGACGAGCTACCTCTCCTTTGCCCGCGGAATCCGCGACGCAAACGCGCGCGTGCCACGGTCGGTCGCCGCCGAGCTGTCGCACCGGGGCGGCCTGTTGACCGCGACGCCGGCCACCATCCTCGTGCTCGGCACCGACGGCGGCACCCAGGTGGGGCGGGCCGGCGCCAACCGCTCGGACTCGATCATGCTGATCCGCACGGATCCGCGCACGCACCGCCTCGCCTATCTGTCGATCCCACGCGACCTCCGCGTCGAGATCCCCGGCTACGGCTCCGCGAAGATCAACTCCGCGTTCCAGCGCGGTGGGCCGGCGCTCACGCTGAGGACCGTGAAGGCCCTCACGGGCCTCGAGATCGACCACGTCGCGTTCGTCGACTTCGACCGCTTCCGCGAGCTCATCGACGCCGTCGGCGGCATCGACGTGAACGTCTCCCGGCCGATCCGGTCGAACCGCTTCGACTGCCCCTATGCGACCTCACAGCGCTGCGCGTCCTGGCAGGGCTGGCGCTTCGAGAAGGGCCGGCAGCACATGAGCGGGCAGCGTGCGCTCGTCTACGCGCGCATCCGCGAGAACCTGCTCGACCGCTCCGAGACCGACTTCGACCGCGCCCGCCGCCAGCAGCAGGTGATCCAGGCGACCGCTGACCGGGTGACCTCCCTCGGCACCGCCGTGAAGCTGCCGTTCGTCGGGGGCACGATCGTGAAGCCGCTCGCCACCGATCTCAGCGCCGGCCAGGTGCTGCAGCTCGGATGGGCGTACTTCCGGGCAGACAGCGCCGGTGCGTTGCACTGCCGCCTCGGCGGCGAGCCGGGCACCGCCGACGGGCAGTCCGTCATCTTCGGCTCCGAGGACAACGTCGCCACGGTGGCGATGTTCACCGGGCGGTCGGCGCCGCTCGCGCCGCCCAGGGGCCTCCCCTACGCCCCCGGCTGCGTGGTCGGCGACCGGCCGCTGTGAGCGCCGGCCGCGCCCACGCACTTCAGTCCGCCGAGGCGGGCTTCTTGTCGCTCGAGCCGGAGCCCGCGGCACCGTCCTTCGCCGGCTCCTTCTTCTCGCTCTTCTCGCTCTTCTCGCCCGAGCCGCTTCCGTCCGCGTCCTTCACGGCCTTCTTGCCGCCGCGCCCGTAGTCGGTCGAGTAGAAGCCCGACCCCTTGTAGTGAACAGCGACCGGGAACAGGATCTTCTCCACGGGGCCGCGCCCGCAGGTCTGGCAGACCTCGGCCGGCGGATCGCTCATCCGCTGGAAGATCTCGAAGGTGTGCCCGTTCGGGCACCGGTACTCGTAGATCGGCATACGAGCGCCAATCTACCAGCGACGATGCGGCGGGAAACGCGATGACGCAGAGCGTCGAGGCACGGACGGACGGACGGCCGTGGACGCCGGCGGCGCGCTCGTTCGCCTCCGCGCACGGGGTCGTAGCCGGCGTCTCGGTGATCGTCGCCGTCGCGGCCGCGTTCCTCCTGCACCAGCTGATGGCGTGGCCGCCGCACGAGGACGAGACGCTCGCGCTGTTCGTCGGACGGGACTCGCTCGGAGGCGTGATCGACCATGTCACCCGCGATCGGGGCGGAGCGCCGCTTCACTTCCTGTTCGCCTGGGGTGTCGCCCACGCAGGCTTCGGGCTCGGTGGCTCGCGGCTCGTGTCGGCGGCGTTCGCGGTCGCGAGCCTCCCGCTCGTCGCCCTCCTCGCAGCACGGTTGACGGAACGGCGTACCGCGCTCGTCGCGACCGCGCTCGTCGCCTGCAGCTGGGCGTTCCTCTTCCACGGCGTCTACGCGCGCATGTACAGCATGTTCCTGTTCCTCTCGTTGCTGTCGTTCCTGGGGCTGCTGCGTGCGCTCGACCGTGGTGGGCGCGCGTGGCTTCCGTGGGCGGCGGCGATCCTCCTCGCCGTCGCCGCGCACCCGTACGGCGCTCTCGTGCTCGCCGCGCAGGGCGTCTACGTCCTGCTCGCCCGCCGCGACCGCCTGCGCCCGGCCGTCGCGGCGTTCGCGGCCGTCGCGGTGGCCGGGATCCCCTTCTGGCTGACCGACCTCGTGCTCGCAGGGCGCTTCGACGTCGGCGTGGGTGGCCGCGGCGACAAGCTCGGCGGCCCGACGGCGATCGTCACCTACCTGTGGCAGACGGCGGGCGACTTCAGCGCCGGGTGGTGGCCGGTGCTGGCCGTGGTGCTGCTGCTCGCCCTCGCGGGGCTCGCAACGGTCGACCCCGACGCACGGAAGCTCGCACTCTGCACCACGCTCGTACCGGTGGTCGCGTTCCTCGCCGCGCGGCTGGGCGGGTCTGCTTCCCCCGAGTCGCGGCACCTGATCTTCGTGCTGCCGCTCTTCGCCGTGCTCGTCGCTGCGGGCGTGACGCGGCTCGCGCGCCGGCTGCCCCTGGCCGCCGCCGGCATCGTCGTCGCGCTCCTCGCCGCCGAGGTGGCTTGGGCATGGCAGCGAACACCTCCCCTGTTCGAATGGGAGCCCGCGCAGCGCCAGGCAGCCCGTGCCCAGGCGGAGGCCTACCTCGCCGCCACGAGCAGGCCCGACGACCTGCTCTTCGGCTACGAGCCGCTCTTCCTGGGCGCGTGGGAGCGCAATCGCGCGTTCGCCGACACGGTGCTGCCGCGCGCCGACGCCCGCCTCACGCTCCGCGTGCTGCGGCGCCAGCCGCGACCGCTCGGCCGCGGCATCTGGATCCTCGACGCGAGCGAGCGCAACAACCTGAAGCCGCGTCTCGAGATCGAGAACCGCGATCCGGGGCCGCCGGGGATGTTCGTGACGCACGCGTTCGGACCGTTTCTCGTCATCGAGACCGAAGCGCCGGTCGGGACGCCCGACCGCTACCTCGCCGCCGCGGCGCGCGCGATGCTGGCGGGACGGGCGCTCGGCATCGGCGATGCCGACGTGAACCTGCAGACGATCGAGCGCGCCGACCGCGCGTCACGCGGCTACGGGCCGTCGCTGCGCTCGCGCTCGAGCAACTCGCGGTAGCAGGGGGCGCTCTCGAACGCCCCGAGCCCGGTCGCGGCCTGCCGGCGCGAGCGCCGGGGCCGCATCCGCCGCGCGGCCGCGACGGCCGCCGACGCGCCGAGCACGCCGCCGATGAGATACGAGCGCAGTCGCCTCTGCCGCTTCTTCCCGTCCATGCGAGGATCGTAGGCGATGCTGACGTGCTGCTTCGGCGACCTCGTGCTGGACGTGATCGTGCGGTTGCAGCAGCCGCTCGCCCGGGGCGCGGACGCAACCTCGCGGGTCGTGCTGCGACCCGGCGGCCAGGC encodes:
- a CDS encoding 4-(cytidine 5'-diphospho)-2-C-methyl-D-erythritol kinase, which translates into the protein MRRAPAPAKINLSLVVGPLRDDGKHEVATVLQRVDLGDCVSLSAAPVLDVVGFDGDTIVRAALAALARRAGVEPRWLARIAKAIPVAAGLGGGSSDAATALRLANDMLPEPLAVDDLAAVAAEIGADVPFFLRPGPQLGTADGTVLAPLDLPQDYWVVLVLPDGAVKASTADVYRRFDERDGMRGFEERRAALVDALAAARRARDLATLPGNDLASSPLAGALLEHGAFRADVSGAGPSVYGLFLEQRRAEAAARTLRTVGRTWVTAPFRDG
- the rsmA gene encoding 16S rRNA (adenine(1518)-N(6)/adenine(1519)-N(6))-dimethyltransferase RsmA, producing MSRIAARKSLGQHFLADDNILGVIERLAELDAADVVLEVGPGLGALTRRLADRVAHVHAVELDRSLEPHLAGLAARPNVSLVWGDALRLDLAALSPAAGKLVANLPYNVATPIVAESLGGLPSLELWCVMVQREVADRFFALPSTKAYGAVSVLVQLAARRTGFHPVSRSVFRPQPNVDSALVAFRRVGLPERFDDVRRVVEGAFGHRRKTLANALSLSGVATRERAVQALEAIGHDPAVRAEALQPAEFVALELALR
- a CDS encoding ROK family protein yields the protein MHEDHVIGVDLGGTKILAGLVGRDGSIGRTIEIPTPDGPQQEVLAAIDATVEDLLADGAAAIGYGVPLNIDRRTGIALRATNLPLHDVHFPNRARERYGLPAGVENDANAAALAEWRLGAGRGVSDLVMLTLGTGVGGGLVLDGRLYRGWAELGHIVVVADGEPCQGSCHGRGHLEAVASGLAADRAAAALYGPGAAAPELVRRAHAGEAAAIEALGRIGHLLGVAIGSLVNVFDPDVVVIGGGFGAAAGELVLGPAREAARREAIQPADETLRIVEARLGEDAGLIGAGLVGFEALDGER
- a CDS encoding TatD family hydrolase yields the protein MIDTHAHLDACEEPAALLVERARAAGVTRIVTVGTGIDSCHAALAIAEANAGVCAALGIDPHQAGAAAGQIGELAALLEHPQAVAVGETGLDYFHDLAPRSSQRRLFERQLELAAAVGKPVVIHTRDADDDTAAMLAGFPGTVVLHCFSAPGLLDTAIDRGYYVSFAGNVTFPRAGELREAATHVPDDRILAETDSPYLAPQPVRGTRNEPAHVVHTLTALAAVRGADAAALGRQIDANATAAFALPAP
- the rsmI gene encoding 16S rRNA (cytidine(1402)-2'-O)-methyltransferase; amino-acid sequence: MPLAVCATPIGNLEDVTLRVLAELAAADVVLCEDTRRTRILLGRHGIVARLVSYRQHNEAARVAELLPRLSAGERMALVSDAGLPGINDPGIRIVVAALEAGVRVTVLPGASAVETALVASGLAGEQYRFVGYLPRRAAELAALWSELAGWPHPVVAFESPRRLGASLASLAVVDPGRVVAVCRELTKAFEEVVRGTAAALAERYREAPKGEITLVIGPAPDTGRPDTRDAAAVAELVAAGTPRRVAVDVVARLTGSPRNELYRSSL
- a CDS encoding GAF domain-containing protein, which codes for MIDRRIVDVLQSAVVQLLRAPGQTEMLGALLDCVARLVPYDSATVMLVDDDGVFRIHAARGYERFTDERSVRAIAIDQARNPLLRTIVTERAGLLVPDAHADPRWERVRGAEHVLSWIGVPLVIEGRVIGVYSVDKAEARFFTEEHLRLVEHLAPYAAVAIEEARVIERLEGEIAERRKAERRALGHGLVLQQIARREPLAHILASLTLLVEEEARGALCSILLADGEGRLRHGAAPSLPRSYVEAIDGIPIGPGAGSCGAAAFRGEPVVVEDISVDPRWDDYREAGLAAGLAACWSTPIADSEGRVVGTFAVYHTRPALPDDEQLSLIETATQLAGIAIEQDATQRALRESESRLSQILDALPVGVLVIDPAGAPTFVNAAGVEMLGPVTAPGAAVEQSLPLLDVRRAGSGEPYPAHELPLARALAGEKSRADDLELEGPDGIVPLEMLAAPVYDASGRIAFACAAFSDIRERLEVEQRLAQSQKLDALGQLAGGIAHDFNNILTAVGGYAALVLSTYAPGDPRAADVGEIVRASERAAALTQQLLTFSRRQVIRPAPIDVAQAVTELENMLRRLIGGDIELRIRTDSGPALVCADASQLSQVIVNLVLNARDAMPGGGVLTIDVSGAALGEPQAGTETGAAAGNRGEPAPRRYVSLAVSDTGVGMDAETMQHLFEPFFTTKPAGSGTGLGLATVHGIVKQGGGCVAVRSEPGEGATFTVYLPALADAGAAADIPTAGGA
- the metG gene encoding methionine--tRNA ligase, yielding MERYYVTTPIYYVNSTPHIGHAYTTIAADILVRHQRQRGRDTFFLTGVDEHAAKVARVAAEQGLSPQEYADRIAVAWRELPRRINASNDFFIRTSDEEHKRFVQGFLQKLYDNGHVYQDVYAGLYCVGCEAFKTEGELVDGKCAEHDREPEWIEERNWFFRLSSFQEQLLALYERPDFVLPAFRANEARSFVEGGLQDFSISRAGQTWGIPIPWDTDSVAYVWADALVNYLSALTYARPGENLVERFWPAVHHLLAKDILRFHCVYWPAMLLAAGYEPPRQLFVHGYLLLDDRKISKSLGNVVDPLDLIEIYGADPVRFWCARAVSFGQDGAASLEGLHERYERELGNDLGNLLSRTTAMVARYRNGTVRKAPTRDSDIAAALAPLGADVAARLDAFDVTGALERIWEVVRALNRYVEATAPWQLAKDEAQADALDHVLYDLVDGIRAVAVALSAYVPETAERVLEALHQPLELAWAEVAYGRTGDVEGIEAAPPLFPRLDAPAPAA